One segment of Pseudofrancisella aestuarii DNA contains the following:
- the prmB gene encoding 50S ribosomal protein L3 N(5)-glutamine methyltransferase, which yields MFSDVKKQDIIKNLTTIRDYIRWTISEMTQQKVYFGHGSETAWDEAIHLVLSALNISTDIDSNMIGANLLTEEKEKIIKYVYQRAYLRKPLPYILKKAWFADMEFDIDERVIIPRSPVAELIRNSFTPWVADVDEITEVLDLCTGSGCIGIACATVFENADVTLVDISDDALSVAKLNIRKHNLTDRVKTVKSDLFANLGNKKFDVIISNPPYVDKEDIDSMPREYHFEPKLALEAGEDGLDLAKKIILEADQHLTEEGILIVEVGNSQYALMEMCPDIPFTWLSFAEGGDGVFLLTYEELIKYKSLFINYFSK from the coding sequence ATGTTTAGTGATGTAAAAAAACAAGATATTATAAAAAATCTAACTACTATAAGAGATTATATCCGTTGGACTATTTCTGAGATGACTCAACAAAAAGTTTACTTTGGACATGGATCTGAAACAGCATGGGATGAAGCAATACATTTAGTGTTATCTGCTTTAAACATTTCTACGGATATTGATAGTAATATGATAGGTGCCAATCTTCTTACTGAAGAAAAAGAGAAGATAATTAAATATGTTTATCAAAGAGCTTATTTGAGAAAGCCTTTACCATATATCCTAAAAAAGGCTTGGTTTGCCGATATGGAGTTTGATATAGATGAGAGGGTTATCATACCAAGATCTCCAGTAGCAGAGTTAATAAGAAATAGTTTTACCCCATGGGTCGCAGATGTTGATGAGATTACAGAAGTATTAGATCTTTGTACGGGAAGTGGTTGCATAGGGATAGCTTGTGCGACAGTATTTGAAAATGCAGATGTTACATTAGTTGATATCTCTGATGATGCATTAAGCGTAGCTAAGCTTAATATTAGAAAACATAATCTTACAGACAGAGTGAAAACTGTTAAGTCTGACTTATTTGCTAATCTTGGCAATAAAAAATTTGATGTAATAATCTCTAATCCTCCGTATGTGGATAAAGAAGATATAGATTCTATGCCTAGAGAGTACCATTTTGAGCCTAAATTAGCATTAGAAGCTGGTGAAGATGGTTTAGATCTAGCAAAGAAAATTATTCTAGAGGCTGATCAGCACCTAACTGAAGAAGGAATATTAATCGTTGAAGTCGGAAATAGTCAGTATGCTTTAATGGAAATGTGTCCAGATATTCCATTCACATGGTTAAGTTTTGCCGAAGGTGGTGATGGAGTATTTTTATTAACTTATGAAGAGCTAATTAAGTATAAGAGTTTATTTATTAATTATTTTAGTAAGTAG
- a CDS encoding TatD family hydrolase, with protein sequence MLVDAHIHVDAYTDNQLLKVINQCEKLNIKLFAVSMDIQSYLRNVKLESLNPNIIKSSFGVHPWKASKYSKNIEIIDEYLDKSLMIGEIGLDRRFLDYASPYDDQLDVFEYILSSSLMKDKLLNLHTSGAEKDVLNYLQKYSHNNFIIHWYNGPLELLVDYLALGGYFTIGLEVLFSKKIQKILELLPIDRVLLETDNPSAWPWLKKLPENDVGMPYLLLEVLEKIAKQKKIDIEECREQIISNQKQSMPLFY encoded by the coding sequence ATGTTAGTAGATGCGCATATTCATGTTGATGCTTATACCGATAATCAGCTATTAAAAGTTATAAATCAATGTGAAAAGCTTAATATAAAACTTTTCGCTGTTAGCATGGATATTCAATCATATTTGCGGAATGTGAAATTAGAATCATTAAACCCGAATATTATAAAAAGTTCATTTGGAGTTCATCCATGGAAGGCATCGAAGTATTCTAAAAATATAGAGATTATAGATGAGTATTTAGATAAATCTTTGATGATAGGTGAAATAGGTTTAGATAGAAGATTCTTAGACTATGCTTCTCCATATGATGATCAATTGGATGTTTTTGAATATATTCTTTCTAGCTCTTTAATGAAAGATAAATTATTAAACTTACATACTAGTGGAGCAGAGAAGGACGTTTTAAATTATCTTCAAAAATATAGTCACAACAATTTTATTATCCATTGGTATAACGGACCTTTAGAATTGTTAGTTGATTATTTGGCTTTGGGAGGATATTTTACTATTGGATTAGAGGTTTTATTTAGTAAGAAAATTCAAAAAATTTTAGAGTTGTTGCCTATAGATAGAGTTTTATTAGAAACAGATAATCCTTCAGCTTGGCCATGGCTAAAGAAACTACCTGAAAATGATGTTGGCATGCCATATTTACTCTTAGAGGTTTTAGAGAAAATAGCAAAGCAAAAGAAAATAGATATAGAAGAATGTAGAGAACAAATTATAAGTAATCAAAAACAGAGTATGCCATTATTCTATTAA
- the cysS gene encoding cysteine--tRNA ligase: MILYNSLSGQKEEFKPIEPNKIKMYACGVTVYDDCHIGHARTYIAFDVINRYFKYRGYDVNLVRNITDIDDKIIKRANENNESTTDLVARNIKAMHDVFDKLNILRPTSEPRATETIPEMIAMISDLIDKGYAYQGTNGDVFYRVDKFDGYGKLSKQNLEALQQGSRVDVVEEKENPLDFVLWKMSKEGEPAWNSPWGAGRPGWHIECSAMSKKLLGKTFDIHAGGSDLRFPHHENEIAQSEACNECTFANYWMHSGMVKVNAEKMSKSLNNFFTIVDVLDEYHPEVIRYFLASTNYRSEINYSKENLDNAKASVERLFTALRDIEPVEVNLPDDAEEYEAKFIKAMDNDFNTPEALAVLFSLAKEINVLKTKSAYKASGYAFLLRKLCDVLGILFTSAEEYFNSATNIDVDSIQNLIDERVKAKANKDYAEADKIRDDLLKQGIVLEDTAKGTIWKRG, from the coding sequence ATGATTTTATACAATTCGCTTAGTGGACAAAAAGAAGAATTTAAACCAATAGAACCTAATAAAATAAAAATGTATGCATGTGGTGTCACAGTATATGATGATTGTCATATAGGACATGCTAGAACATATATAGCTTTTGATGTTATTAATAGGTATTTCAAATATAGAGGGTATGATGTAAATCTAGTTAGAAATATTACAGACATTGATGACAAAATTATCAAAAGAGCAAATGAAAATAATGAATCAACAACTGACCTTGTAGCTAGAAATATAAAAGCAATGCATGATGTTTTTGATAAGTTAAACATATTAAGACCAACTAGTGAGCCTAGAGCAACAGAGACTATTCCAGAAATGATAGCTATGATAAGTGATTTGATTGATAAGGGATACGCGTATCAGGGAACTAATGGAGATGTTTTCTATAGGGTAGACAAATTTGATGGCTATGGGAAGTTAAGTAAGCAAAATCTTGAGGCTTTACAGCAAGGTTCAAGAGTGGATGTGGTTGAAGAAAAAGAAAACCCTTTAGATTTTGTTCTTTGGAAAATGTCTAAAGAGGGTGAACCTGCTTGGAATTCACCTTGGGGGGCTGGTAGACCAGGCTGGCATATAGAGTGTTCAGCAATGTCTAAAAAATTACTTGGTAAAACTTTTGATATTCATGCTGGTGGGTCAGATTTGAGATTCCCTCACCACGAGAATGAGATTGCCCAATCTGAAGCATGTAATGAATGTACTTTTGCTAATTACTGGATGCATTCAGGAATGGTAAAAGTTAATGCTGAAAAGATGTCAAAATCTTTGAATAACTTTTTTACGATAGTTGATGTGTTAGATGAATATCATCCTGAAGTTATAAGATATTTTTTGGCATCAACAAATTATAGAAGTGAAATAAACTATTCTAAAGAAAACTTAGATAATGCTAAAGCATCTGTAGAGAGATTGTTTACTGCGTTAAGAGATATAGAACCTGTAGAGGTTAATTTACCAGATGATGCTGAAGAATATGAAGCTAAGTTTATAAAAGCAATGGATAATGATTTTAATACTCCAGAAGCTTTAGCAGTATTATTTTCTTTAGCTAAAGAAATTAATGTATTGAAAACAAAAAGCGCTTATAAAGCATCAGGATATGCTTTCCTTTTGAGAAAGCTATGTGATGTATTAGGAATTTTATTTACAAGTGCTGAAGAGTACTTTAATAGTGCTACGAATATAGATGTTGATTCAATTCAAAATTTAATTGATGAAAGAGTAAAAGCTAAAGCAAATAAAGATTATGCTGAAGCAGATAAAATAAGAGATGACTTATTAAAGCAAGGAATTGTTTTGGAAGATACTGCTAAAGGTACAATCTGGAAAAGAGGCTAA
- the aroC gene encoding chorismate synthase — protein sequence MSGNTFGNLFRVTTCGESHGDSLAAIIDGCPPNIPLTEEDIQIELDRRKPGQSKYTTQRKEPDEVKIISGVFEGKTTGTPIGLVIKNQDQKSKDYGDIKDKFRPGHADYTYFKKYGIRDYRGGGRSSARETAMRVAAGAIAKKILKAHGIDIFGYCSQIGDVKAELKDRNFISQNPFFLADENAVPKCQELIHRIRKEGDSIGAEVTVIATGVEAGLGRPVFDRLDAIIAYAMLSINAVKAVSIGDGFDVVSQKGSQHRDEITKEDGFLSNHSGGTLGGISSGQDIVVKMAFKPTSSILQLGRTIDIHGENTTLITKGRHDPCVGIRGVPVAEAMLALVLMDEFLITKSYNNL from the coding sequence ATGTCGGGTAATACCTTTGGAAACTTATTTAGAGTTACGACATGTGGAGAGAGTCATGGTGATTCTTTAGCAGCTATTATAGATGGTTGTCCTCCAAACATTCCTCTTACTGAAGAGGATATTCAAATAGAATTAGATCGTAGAAAGCCAGGGCAATCAAAATATACAACTCAAAGAAAAGAGCCAGATGAAGTTAAAATAATATCTGGAGTTTTTGAGGGTAAAACTACTGGTACACCAATCGGCTTAGTAATAAAAAACCAAGATCAGAAATCTAAAGATTATGGTGATATAAAAGATAAGTTTAGACCAGGTCATGCAGATTATACATATTTTAAAAAATATGGAATAAGAGATTATCGTGGCGGTGGCAGGTCATCAGCTAGAGAAACTGCTATGCGAGTTGCTGCAGGAGCTATTGCTAAAAAGATATTAAAAGCCCATGGTATAGATATTTTTGGTTATTGTTCACAAATTGGTGATGTAAAGGCAGAGCTTAAAGATAGAAATTTTATATCTCAAAACCCTTTTTTCCTAGCAGATGAAAATGCTGTGCCTAAGTGTCAAGAGCTGATTCATAGAATTCGCAAAGAAGGCGATTCAATAGGTGCAGAAGTTACAGTAATTGCAACTGGAGTTGAAGCTGGTTTGGGTCGCCCAGTTTTTGATAGATTAGATGCGATAATAGCTTATGCCATGTTATCGATAAATGCAGTTAAAGCAGTTTCTATCGGAGATGGTTTTGATGTCGTATCTCAGAAAGGCAGTCAGCATCGTGATGAAATTACAAAGGAAGATGGATTTTTATCAAATCACTCAGGAGGAACCCTTGGAGGGATATCTTCTGGTCAAGATATTGTTGTTAAAATGGCCTTTAAACCAACATCAAGTATATTACAGCTCGGTCGAACCATAGATATTCATGGAGAAAATACTACTTTAATAACTAAAGGTCGTCATGATCCTTGTGTAGGTATTAGAGGGGTACCAGTTGCCGAAGCAATGTTAGCTTTAGTGCTAATGGATGAGTTTTTAATAACTAAAAGTTACAATAACCTTTAA
- a CDS encoding DedA family protein → MSHEFWDMIVHWGYLAVFIGVMVEGEIFLIVVGIATAVGLLHYPLVILASGLGAVLHDNTVFTISRIAGEKILLKRPSWNEKVNKSLRLLDKYDYWAILSIRFLYGLRTITIFVVGISKIKRLKFFAFDFLSSFVWSFIYITIGYFSGHAVLRAFSHFHLGKWIKEHKFISFVILLFISTIVFCIFKIVKRTKRSK, encoded by the coding sequence ATGAGCCACGAATTCTGGGATATGATTGTTCACTGGGGATATTTAGCCGTTTTTATTGGAGTTATGGTTGAGGGTGAGATTTTCTTAATAGTTGTTGGGATAGCGACAGCTGTTGGCTTACTTCATTATCCTTTAGTAATTTTAGCATCAGGATTAGGTGCGGTGCTACATGATAATACAGTTTTTACTATTTCTAGAATAGCTGGAGAAAAAATATTACTTAAACGTCCATCATGGAATGAAAAAGTAAATAAATCTTTAAGGTTATTAGATAAATATGATTATTGGGCTATTTTAAGCATTAGGTTTTTATATGGGTTAAGGACTATCACTATTTTTGTGGTAGGGATAAGTAAGATTAAAAGATTAAAATTTTTTGCTTTTGATTTCCTAAGCAGTTTTGTGTGGTCTTTTATTTATATAACAATAGGATATTTTTCTGGCCATGCAGTTTTAAGAGCTTTTTCTCATTTTCATTTAGGAAAATGGATAAAAGAGCATAAATTTATTTCATTTGTTATTTTGCTATTTATATCCACCATTGTTTTTTGTATTTTTAAGATTGTGAAAAGGACAAAGAGAAGTAAATGA
- the pnuC gene encoding nicotinamide riboside transporter PnuC: MHLLDFITMIVNLLCTYLLAKLNILGWPVGVVGLILSSILFSQAGLYSDAILQILLIIFFLYGFYNWYKHGYKSTFEIKRLSFKGYFLTITSVAIGSIILHSIYKYYGINVIWLDTVASIFSIVTVYLSAKEYIDNWVCWIFIDITYLSLYVYKEIYFAAITTAIYLIIAIGGYNYWKAQEKSHKSSI, encoded by the coding sequence ATGCATTTATTAGATTTTATTACGATGATTGTTAATCTGCTATGTACCTATTTATTAGCAAAACTTAATATCCTAGGTTGGCCTGTTGGAGTTGTTGGATTAATTCTAAGTTCAATATTATTCAGTCAAGCAGGTTTGTATAGTGATGCTATATTACAAATACTGCTAATAATATTCTTTCTTTATGGTTTTTATAACTGGTATAAGCATGGCTATAAATCAACTTTTGAAATAAAACGATTATCTTTCAAAGGATACTTCTTAACAATAACATCTGTTGCTATTGGAAGCATAATTCTTCACTCTATTTATAAATATTATGGCATTAATGTAATTTGGCTAGATACTGTTGCTAGTATTTTCTCAATTGTTACTGTTTACCTAAGCGCAAAAGAGTATATTGATAACTGGGTATGTTGGATTTTTATAGATATAACCTACTTAAGTCTATACGTTTATAAAGAAATCTATTTTGCAGCAATAACTACCGCAATATATCTAATAATTGCTATTGGGGGCTACAACTACTGGAAAGCTCAGGAGAAATCACACAAATCAAGCATCTAA
- a CDS encoding PilZ domain-containing protein, with amino-acid sequence MSRLDLLRQGSSKKGSSDSKKGTTDKDLLGLSKKKHSKLEDIRDDDFLEKEGLENDLDVEPEYIENNEVDSDEDTDEPVNVIEIDLGEVSDIKSDFMEEEILENELQEEIAEQEDSLSKEESSIAEGYSGYDYEEEDIQLEVNYIFENREDAHAKYLKAIKDGGIEIKSNKILELDSIVRISVTLTELHEQVGCEARVISVLPKSVRAIEQDDEDAHKYWVQLIGPNASETEKVISRYLLGYKGKKQ; translated from the coding sequence ATGAGTAGGTTAGATTTATTAAGGCAAGGCTCATCCAAGAAGGGCAGTTCAGATTCTAAGAAAGGAACAACAGATAAAGATTTATTAGGCCTCTCAAAGAAAAAACATTCAAAGTTAGAAGATATTAGGGATGATGATTTTCTTGAAAAAGAAGGGCTTGAAAATGACTTAGATGTGGAGCCTGAGTATATAGAAAATAATGAAGTTGATAGTGATGAAGATACAGATGAACCTGTAAATGTTATTGAGATAGATTTAGGCGAAGTATCTGATATTAAAAGTGACTTCATGGAAGAAGAAATATTAGAAAATGAGCTACAAGAAGAAATCGCTGAACAAGAGGATAGCTTATCAAAAGAAGAATCTTCTATCGCAGAAGGATATTCAGGATATGACTATGAAGAAGAAGATATTCAGTTAGAAGTTAATTATATTTTTGAAAATAGAGAAGATGCCCATGCTAAGTATTTAAAGGCTATTAAAGATGGCGGGATTGAAATAAAAAGTAATAAAATTTTAGAATTAGATAGCATAGTTAGAATATCTGTTACCTTAACAGAACTTCATGAGCAAGTAGGTTGTGAGGCTAGAGTGATTTCTGTGCTTCCTAAAAGTGTCAGAGCTATAGAACAAGATGATGAGGATGCTCATAAATATTGGGTTCAGCTTATAGGTCCTAATGCATCAGAAACAGAAAAAGTAATTTCTAGATATTTATTGGGATATAAAGGGAAGAAGCAATAA
- a CDS encoding hemolysin family protein, whose product MIEYDNLFFILLAFGFVLLNAFFVVSEFAMVKLRHSRAEVIKDKKGLQGRILYKVHNNLDSYLSACQLGITLASLGLGWVGEPAFAELLEPVLAGFGITSRELVKFISFLAGFSIISFLHIVIGELMPKSMAIRQAERWSLFTSVPLYVFYWVMFPFIWVLNTSANLLLKLFRLNIVPEGEHGYTAEEIKLILKSSHLREPLKEEHRAMLLRMMEFSRLQAIDATRPLDEMVSLNFDSSINDKLKVIQESLYTRYPVYQGNKENIIGILHTKDILCALGKGDDCQVYKENLRPIVKVSHHAPLIELLNKFRQGKPHFALVYNKDNLIGFITLDNLLTILIGRMRDEFHFVKEPWVTLSSNVFLINTKAPVYAIEKLAEVDFSDYVADSVQDLLKQVLPVPHKVGDTWSQPAFDLRVNKVKNKYAKEVILEIKNLDA is encoded by the coding sequence ATGATTGAATACGATAATTTATTTTTTATTTTGTTAGCTTTTGGCTTTGTATTGCTTAATGCTTTTTTTGTTGTTTCAGAATTTGCAATGGTAAAGTTAAGGCATTCTAGAGCTGAAGTTATAAAAGATAAAAAAGGATTACAAGGTAGAATATTATATAAAGTTCATAATAATTTAGACTCATATCTCTCAGCATGTCAGCTAGGTATTACTTTAGCATCATTGGGTTTAGGTTGGGTTGGTGAACCAGCTTTTGCAGAACTATTAGAGCCAGTATTAGCTGGTTTTGGAATAACATCAAGAGAGCTTGTTAAATTTATATCATTCCTTGCTGGATTTTCTATTATTTCATTTCTTCATATAGTTATTGGTGAATTAATGCCAAAATCAATGGCTATTCGTCAGGCTGAGAGATGGTCACTTTTTACTTCAGTACCGTTATATGTTTTTTATTGGGTAATGTTTCCATTTATTTGGGTATTAAATACAAGTGCTAACTTACTTCTTAAACTATTTAGGTTAAATATTGTTCCTGAAGGTGAGCATGGATATACGGCTGAAGAAATAAAGTTAATTCTAAAAAGTAGTCACTTAAGAGAGCCTCTAAAGGAAGAGCATCGCGCTATGCTGCTTAGGATGATGGAATTTTCGAGACTTCAAGCTATTGATGCTACAAGACCATTAGATGAAATGGTTAGTCTAAATTTTGACTCTTCGATTAATGATAAGCTAAAAGTTATCCAAGAATCGCTTTATACAAGGTACCCAGTTTATCAAGGAAATAAGGAAAATATTATAGGTATTCTTCATACTAAAGATATTTTATGCGCATTGGGAAAAGGCGATGACTGTCAGGTTTATAAAGAAAATCTACGTCCTATCGTTAAAGTTTCACATCATGCGCCATTAATAGAGTTATTAAATAAGTTTAGACAAGGAAAGCCACATTTTGCACTTGTATATAATAAAGATAACTTGATAGGTTTTATTACATTAGATAATTTGTTAACTATTTTAATTGGTAGGATGCGAGATGAATTTCATTTTGTTAAAGAGCCATGGGTAACTTTATCTAGTAATGTATTTCTAATTAATACAAAAGCACCTGTATATGCTATTGAAAAGCTTGCAGAAGTTGATTTTTCTGATTATGTGGCAGATTCTGTGCAGGACTTATTAAAGCAAGTTTTACCTGTACCTCATAAGGTTGGAGATACATGGTCTCAACCTGCTTTTGATTTGAGAGTTAATAAAGTAAAGAACAAATATGCAAAAGAAGTTATTCTAGAGATTAAAAATTTAGATGCTTGA